The proteins below are encoded in one region of Effusibacillus dendaii:
- a CDS encoding GGDEF domain-containing protein, which produces MMNRKLMYVLILASLATVLVVNYYSPLESLWMLLLIPAIATVVLFPTWKATITVGLSGFFLMVITEFAFHQEQMPYQHAADLMITGAVEWVVFTVISSFRIKVARLITELEHLALTDPLTKIYNRRYLDLYMEKAIPLSERREDPMTLIMFDIDHFKTINDTYGHNAGDMVLKKVTRVIEGIIRDSDVFVRTGGEEFIIVLPNAPLEQGIKFAERIRKTVEGTRFVYKGKRILVTISLGITEYIKGQDLNQFIEKADQGLYRAKETGRNRVVVI; this is translated from the coding sequence ATGATGAACAGAAAGCTGATGTATGTATTGATCTTGGCGTCATTAGCAACGGTATTAGTTGTTAATTATTATTCGCCGTTAGAATCACTATGGATGCTTCTCCTGATTCCTGCTATTGCAACAGTAGTCTTATTCCCAACATGGAAAGCAACAATCACTGTCGGATTGTCAGGCTTCTTTCTTATGGTGATTACGGAATTTGCGTTCCATCAGGAACAAATGCCATATCAACATGCCGCTGATTTAATGATTACAGGAGCAGTGGAATGGGTCGTATTCACAGTGATCTCTTCTTTTCGAATCAAGGTTGCAAGGTTGATAACGGAATTGGAACATCTTGCTTTGACTGACCCGCTCACTAAAATCTATAACCGCAGATACCTGGATTTGTATATGGAAAAAGCCATTCCTTTATCTGAAAGAAGAGAAGATCCGATGACACTGATCATGTTTGATATTGACCATTTCAAAACCATCAACGATACATATGGTCACAACGCTGGGGATATGGTTTTGAAAAAAGTAACCAGAGTTATAGAGGGGATCATTCGTGATTCTGATGTATTCGTTAGAACAGGCGGAGAAGAATTTATAATTGTTTTACCGAATGCTCCTTTAGAACAAGGAATTAAATTCGCTGAGCGAATCCGAAAGACAGTGGAAGGAACCAGGTTTGTTTATAAAGGAAAACGGATATTGGTCACCATTAGTTTAGGGATAACAGAATATATCAAAGGGCAAGATCTGAACCAGTTTATTGAGAAAGCAGATCAGGGATTGTATCGGGCAAAAGAAACGGGACGTAACAGAGTTGTTGTTATTTAG
- a CDS encoding EAL domain-containing protein: MKDKGYAIALDDYGKGESSLRIIKQLHPDFVKLDRYFAMDLSVSKEKQNVIQLLVEMCQQKNIHLILEGIEEPTDLAIVKALGVHLGQGNLLGRPLPISEIHHKKG, translated from the coding sequence GTGAAAGATAAAGGGTATGCCATTGCACTGGATGATTACGGCAAAGGGGAATCATCATTGCGAATCATCAAACAACTTCACCCAGACTTTGTTAAGTTGGATCGATATTTTGCCATGGATTTATCTGTGTCAAAGGAAAAACAAAACGTGATTCAATTGCTTGTGGAGATGTGCCAGCAAAAAAATATTCACTTGATTCTGGAAGGGATTGAAGAGCCAACGGATTTGGCGATTGTCAAAGCACTGGGTGTGCATTTGGGGCAAGGAAACTTATTGGGGAGACCATTGCCGATCAGTGAAATTCACCACAAGAAAGGGTAA
- a CDS encoding PilZ domain-containing protein, whose protein sequence is MGNVIWGSILSAFLIVLILFLIHGFYQRQLRKKLDQINALQESLADLQAKLKEKERRENFRVKLLEQECTFELIDFGDKLLERLKHRQGEGKIRDISGTGLKLICDYDLPVRKHIFLQLHFMLQDEEFSFKGKIVRKEELMNDIIYGIEFIEADSNEQQRLFQVIQKLEIERRKKTK, encoded by the coding sequence ATGGGTAACGTGATATGGGGAAGTATACTGTCTGCGTTTTTGATTGTTCTCATACTTTTTCTTATACACGGGTTCTATCAAAGGCAATTAAGAAAAAAGTTAGACCAAATCAATGCATTGCAAGAATCACTGGCTGATCTGCAAGCAAAATTGAAAGAAAAGGAAAGAAGAGAGAATTTTCGGGTGAAACTTCTCGAACAGGAATGTACATTTGAATTGATTGATTTTGGTGATAAATTATTGGAACGGTTAAAGCATAGACAAGGGGAAGGGAAAATAAGGGATATCAGTGGTACAGGTTTGAAATTAATATGTGACTATGATTTGCCTGTCAGAAAACATATTTTTTTGCAACTTCATTTCATGCTCCAGGATGAGGAGTTTTCATTTAAAGGAAAAATCGTACGAAAAGAGGAACTGATGAACGATATCATTTATGGAATTGAGTTCATTGAAGCAGATTCTAACGAACAACAACGATTATTTCAGGTGATACAAAAATTAGAAATCGAGAGAAGAAAGAAAACGAAATAG
- the merA gene encoding mercury(II) reductase, whose product MKRYRLIVQGMTCTGCEEHIATALQNIGAVNINASYRHGEATFELPDHADVTKAQEAIREARYQPGEVQEIQPPLKVVAGDEGEYDYLIIGSGGAAFASAIKAVEYGAKVAMIERGTVGGTCVNIGCVPSKTLLRAGEIHHLAKTNPFIGLHTSAGDVDLASLIKEKNKLVSQLREQKYVDLIDDYGFELIRGEAKFIDEKTVEVGGRQLTAKRFLIATGASPDIPDIPGLKDVDYVTSTTLLERKRLPKRLAVIGAGFIGLELGNLFNNLGTEVTILQRGDTFLRKYDPEIADVVKQALAEQGINLVTGATYERIEQHGDIKQVYVTVNGKQKVFEADELLIATGRKPNTEALHLEAAGIQVGSRGEIVVDEYLRTSNPRVYAAGDVTLGPQFVYVAAYEGGIAADNAIGGANRKANLEAVPGVTFTNPSIATVGLTEKQAKEKGLEVRTSVLPLSAVPRAIVNRETTGIFKLVADANTFKVLGVHVVAENAGDVIYAGTLAVKFGLTIEDLRESLAPYLTMAEGLKLAALTFDKDVSKLSCCAG is encoded by the coding sequence TTGAAAAGGTATCGACTAATCGTTCAAGGCATGACGTGTACGGGATGCGAAGAACATATTGCCACCGCATTACAGAATATAGGAGCAGTCAATATCAACGCAAGTTACCGGCACGGGGAGGCAACATTTGAACTCCCAGACCACGCGGATGTAACAAAAGCTCAAGAAGCGATTCGTGAAGCAAGGTATCAGCCTGGAGAAGTACAAGAGATCCAGCCGCCACTAAAAGTGGTTGCAGGGGATGAAGGCGAATACGATTACCTGATTATCGGGTCAGGAGGAGCCGCTTTTGCTTCGGCGATTAAAGCGGTCGAATATGGTGCAAAAGTCGCCATGATTGAACGTGGAACCGTTGGCGGAACCTGTGTCAATATTGGCTGTGTCCCATCGAAAACACTTTTGCGGGCGGGGGAAATTCATCACCTGGCAAAGACCAATCCTTTTATCGGGTTACATACATCTGCTGGTGATGTGGATTTGGCTTCGTTAATCAAGGAGAAAAATAAACTTGTCAGCCAACTTCGTGAGCAAAAATATGTAGATCTCATTGATGACTATGGTTTTGAGTTGATCCGTGGCGAGGCAAAGTTTATCGATGAGAAAACCGTAGAGGTCGGTGGTCGCCAACTGACCGCAAAACGCTTTCTGATTGCTACAGGAGCATCTCCTGACATACCTGATATCCCAGGATTAAAGGATGTTGACTATGTAACAAGCACCACATTGCTTGAACGAAAAAGGCTTCCGAAGCGTCTTGCGGTGATTGGTGCAGGTTTTATCGGACTGGAGTTAGGAAACCTTTTTAACAACTTGGGAACGGAAGTAACCATTCTCCAAAGAGGAGATACCTTTTTACGCAAATATGATCCCGAAATTGCAGATGTAGTCAAGCAAGCATTAGCAGAACAAGGGATCAACCTTGTGACGGGGGCCACATATGAGCGTATTGAACAACATGGAGACATCAAACAAGTTTATGTTACGGTAAACGGAAAACAAAAGGTGTTTGAAGCTGATGAATTACTCATTGCAACAGGGCGAAAGCCAAATACCGAAGCTCTCCATCTGGAAGCGGCGGGCATTCAGGTGGGTTCTCGTGGTGAAATTGTCGTTGACGAATATTTGCGTACAAGCAATCCAAGGGTTTATGCCGCAGGAGATGTTACGCTAGGTCCACAATTTGTTTATGTCGCCGCTTATGAAGGCGGGATTGCGGCAGATAACGCCATCGGAGGAGCTAACCGAAAGGCAAACCTCGAAGCCGTTCCGGGTGTCACCTTTACAAATCCTTCGATTGCAACCGTAGGTCTTACCGAGAAACAGGCAAAAGAAAAAGGGTTGGAGGTAAGGACATCGGTTCTGCCTTTAAGTGCTGTGCCAAGAGCCATCGTAAATCGGGAAACCACTGGTATTTTTAAACTGGTTGCTGATGCCAATACCTTTAAAGTTTTAGGAGTTCATGTGGTTGCTGAAAATGCTGGTGATGTCATTTACGCAGGCACATTGGCAGTGAAATTTGGATTAACCATTGAAGATTTAAGAGAAAGTCTTGCACCGTATCTGACAATGGCGGAAGGGTTGAAATTGGCGGCGTTAACTTTTGATAAAGACGTATCTAAATTATCCTGCTGTGCAGGGTAA
- a CDS encoding helix-turn-helix domain-containing protein — MSDLPKVIGERIRNFRKEKGLSQEELADIANLHTTYIGQLERGEKNATLESIEKVTNALEISLENLFRSIHPNPDSQEYTLSQIITRLQTRSIEDQKIILKLLDLLLEWKDR; from the coding sequence ATGAGTGATTTGCCAAAGGTGATCGGAGAGCGGATTCGAAATTTCCGCAAAGAAAAGGGATTGAGCCAAGAAGAATTAGCAGATATAGCCAATCTCCACACTACATACATTGGACAATTGGAAAGAGGCGAGAAAAATGCCACACTGGAAAGCATCGAAAAGGTGACCAACGCTCTGGAGATTTCATTAGAAAACCTCTTTCGGTCGATCCACCCTAATCCAGATTCTCAAGAATACACACTATCCCAAATCATCACCCGCTTACAAACACGAAGCATCGAAGATCAGAAAATCATTCTAAAGTTGCTGGATCTATTGCTGGAATGGAAGGATCGGTAA
- a CDS encoding LytS/YhcK type 5TM receptor domain-containing protein, whose product MGELTIYLFERVGLLLLLSFMLTRFTSFRYLLDRKLNWKTILFHSIIFGTFGIIGTLVGELIDHGSTVPKMFASEPLQGQTLVGSTLIVIVIAGLLGGPSVGILSGAITGTYFYFWLPEAQLAGGIISPIAGLLAGLTARFFSQERIIAPSKAMFIGMFPPIIYMGLLLIFTSTPEKSISVVNMIGLPLVITSSLAIAIFTAMIQVAVSEQEQEAAIETKRALRITEETLPHLKEGLGFETAFEIAKLLHNELKIAAVSITNKSQVLAHIGLGSDHHKEGETLQTYLSHTAIESGEIQVAVNSEQIQCSHPNCPLQAAILVPLSQSGEVVGLIKLYFHRPQQLRTVEVAIAQGLGKLISNQLDVVAVEKMKNLLQEMELRNLQAQVNPHFFFNTLHLISTLIRVNPDLARHLIVQLGHFMRLNLKIAASPLISLEQEIEHLYAYIEIVKVRFADQLTIECHIADGVEKVLIPPLTLQPLVENSIKHGLKHVSGGGKIEVHIRKNGEETELKIWDNGVGIPSTFIGKLGKQPISSGEGSGIGVYNVNQRLIGLLGIRSSLNIENLTPRGCCISFRIPIPKEERSDVHEDSSHDRRGRAVGTGGINLPDSTP is encoded by the coding sequence ATGGGAGAACTGACTATTTATTTATTTGAACGGGTTGGCCTGCTCCTGTTACTATCTTTCATGCTAACTCGTTTTACATCGTTTCGCTATTTATTAGATCGAAAACTCAATTGGAAAACCATTCTATTTCACTCCATCATTTTTGGTACATTTGGCATTATAGGAACTTTAGTGGGTGAATTAATTGATCACGGAAGTACAGTTCCCAAGATGTTCGCGTCTGAACCCCTACAGGGCCAAACACTAGTCGGATCTACATTAATCGTGATTGTTATCGCGGGCTTACTAGGCGGTCCATCAGTAGGTATCCTATCAGGCGCTATTACTGGTACCTACTTTTATTTTTGGTTGCCGGAAGCGCAGTTAGCCGGCGGTATTATTAGTCCCATCGCCGGACTGTTAGCAGGTTTAACGGCGCGTTTCTTTTCTCAAGAACGTATAATTGCTCCCTCGAAAGCAATGTTTATCGGAATGTTTCCTCCGATTATATATATGGGTCTTCTGTTAATTTTCACATCAACGCCCGAAAAGTCAATTTCAGTCGTGAATATGATTGGATTGCCCCTTGTGATCACCAGCAGTTTAGCGATTGCGATCTTTACCGCAATGATTCAGGTAGCTGTAAGTGAGCAGGAACAAGAAGCTGCAATCGAAACTAAACGGGCGTTACGGATTACGGAAGAAACTTTACCTCACTTGAAAGAAGGATTAGGATTCGAAACTGCCTTTGAAATTGCAAAATTATTGCATAACGAGTTAAAAATTGCAGCCGTGTCGATTACAAATAAGTCCCAGGTATTGGCTCACATTGGGCTTGGATCAGACCATCATAAAGAGGGGGAAACGCTGCAAACGTACTTATCCCATACAGCAATTGAAAGCGGGGAAATCCAGGTTGCAGTGAATAGCGAACAGATTCAGTGCAGTCACCCGAATTGTCCGTTGCAAGCGGCTATTCTTGTCCCGTTGAGTCAATCGGGCGAAGTTGTCGGGTTAATCAAATTATATTTTCATCGTCCTCAACAACTTAGAACCGTGGAAGTTGCAATAGCACAGGGGTTGGGAAAATTGATTTCAAACCAATTAGACGTTGTGGCCGTGGAGAAGATGAAAAACCTTTTGCAGGAAATGGAGCTTCGTAATTTACAGGCACAAGTCAATCCGCATTTTTTCTTTAATACACTGCACCTTATTTCCACCCTGATCCGTGTGAATCCCGATTTGGCACGTCACCTGATTGTGCAACTAGGCCATTTTATGCGGCTTAACTTAAAAATTGCAGCATCTCCTTTGATTTCCTTGGAACAGGAAATAGAACATCTGTATGCTTACATTGAAATCGTCAAAGTTCGGTTTGCAGATCAACTCACGATTGAATGTCATATTGCTGATGGAGTTGAAAAGGTATTGATTCCGCCTTTAACTCTCCAACCTTTGGTGGAAAACAGCATCAAGCATGGACTCAAGCATGTTTCAGGAGGGGGAAAGATCGAAGTACACATCCGAAAGAATGGAGAAGAGACCGAACTTAAGATATGGGATAATGGAGTTGGTATACCGAGTACGTTTATAGGCAAATTAGGTAAACAGCCGATCTCAAGCGGGGAAGGCTCAGGGATTGGGGTTTACAATGTAAATCAGCGATTAATCGGCCTATTGGGTATTAGGTCATCTCTAAATATTGAAAACTTGACACCCAGAGGATGTTGCATTTCATTTCGGATCCCTATTCCAAAGGAAGAACGGAGTGATGTACATGAAGATTCGAGCCATGATCGGAGAGGACGAGCGGTTGGCACGGGAGGAATTAACCTACCTGATTCAACACCATGA
- a CDS encoding fumarate reductase iron-sulfur subunit produces the protein MSQRQLTFHIFRYNPETPNQKPATQTFVLQEETGMTLFIALNKIREEQDSTLKFDFVCRAGICGSCGMLINGKPTLACRTLTKDLPTDITLMPLPVFKLLGDLSVDTGTWFRDMSLRTEAWVHTEKTFDPDAQEERMSNETALHIYEAERCIECGCCIGGCATANIKPNFIGAAGVNRVARFMLDPRDERDEQEYFDVVGSEDGIFGCIGLMACDDNCPVGIPLQGQLAYVRRKMALAGWKR, from the coding sequence ATGAGTCAGCGCCAATTGACTTTTCATATTTTTCGTTATAATCCGGAAACTCCAAATCAGAAGCCTGCTACCCAAACTTTCGTCTTACAAGAAGAGACCGGCATGACATTGTTTATTGCACTGAATAAAATTCGAGAAGAACAGGACTCCACATTAAAATTCGATTTTGTTTGCCGCGCGGGCATATGCGGTTCTTGCGGCATGTTGATTAACGGCAAGCCCACCCTGGCCTGCAGGACATTAACCAAAGATTTGCCAACGGACATCACCCTGATGCCGCTGCCCGTTTTTAAATTGCTTGGCGATTTGTCCGTGGATACCGGCACCTGGTTTCGGGATATGTCCCTGCGAACAGAAGCCTGGGTACATACGGAGAAGACGTTTGACCCGGATGCGCAAGAAGAGAGAATGAGTAATGAAACGGCCTTGCATATATACGAAGCGGAACGGTGCATCGAGTGCGGGTGCTGTATTGGAGGATGCGCTACCGCCAATATCAAGCCTAATTTTATCGGAGCGGCCGGTGTGAACCGGGTAGCACGGTTTATGCTCGATCCCCGCGACGAACGGGATGAACAAGAATACTTCGATGTGGTCGGATCTGAGGACGGTATTTTTGGCTGCATCGGCCTTATGGCGTGTGATGACAATTGTCCGGTCGGAATCCCCCTGCAGGGCCAGTTAGCTTATGTGAGAAGGAAGATGGCACTCGCCGGCTGGAAGCGTTAA
- a CDS encoding fumarate reductase flavoprotein subunit gives MSQYDRFTSDVLIVGAGLAGERAAIEAATQGLNVIILSLVPPRRSHSSAAQGGMQAALGNSAMGKGDSPDIHFADTVKGSDWGCDQDVARLFAEMAPVAMRQMAYWGVPWSRVVPGKRIYDGVDIHEDPEKEGLIAARNFGGTAKWRTCYTADGTGHTVLYTMDSVVIKLGITVHDRTEVLSLIHDGERCSGVVARCLRTGNLRVYTAKSTVIATGGYGRLYGASTNAIINEGSGMFVALETGVVPLGNMEAVQFHPTGIVPTWILITEGARGDGGYLLDKDHHRFMPDYEPKKKELASRDVVSRRIMQHIRKGYGVESPYGAHVWLDIRHLGEKHINTNLREIANICRNFAGVDPVHDLIPVRPTQHYSMGGIRTNIDGMAYGLTGLFSLGEAACWDMHGFNRLGGNSLAETVVAGMLIGDKIAKYTKEASLNVSSALIEEHVRFQEDRIQSLIECRNGKENVYQLRREMETILSENVGIFRSEEPLQKAVAQLHELHQRSCQVGLRSGGKGADPELASALRITGMIKLAYCIAAGALARKESRGSHFREDYPKRDDENWLKRTLAYWPVGADRPELDYEPVKITELPPGDRGYGEASTGAASANR, from the coding sequence ATGAGTCAATATGACAGATTCACTTCGGACGTATTAATTGTCGGGGCCGGGTTAGCAGGTGAACGCGCGGCGATAGAAGCTGCCACTCAGGGTTTGAATGTGATCATTTTAAGCTTGGTCCCCCCCAGACGTTCTCACAGTTCGGCTGCCCAGGGTGGTATGCAGGCGGCACTCGGAAACAGCGCCATGGGCAAGGGAGACAGTCCTGATATCCATTTTGCCGATACAGTGAAAGGATCCGATTGGGGTTGTGATCAGGATGTGGCCCGACTTTTTGCGGAAATGGCACCTGTCGCCATGCGACAAATGGCATACTGGGGAGTCCCATGGAGCCGTGTCGTGCCAGGCAAACGTATCTATGACGGCGTGGACATTCATGAAGATCCGGAAAAAGAAGGGCTGATCGCAGCCCGCAACTTTGGCGGAACCGCCAAATGGCGTACATGCTACACTGCGGACGGCACAGGTCACACCGTCCTTTATACGATGGACAGTGTGGTCATTAAGTTAGGAATTACCGTTCACGATCGAACCGAGGTTCTTTCCTTGATTCATGATGGTGAACGATGCAGCGGAGTGGTAGCCAGATGCTTAAGAACCGGTAATCTTCGGGTTTACACTGCAAAGTCCACTGTGATAGCAACTGGTGGGTACGGGAGGCTTTATGGCGCTTCCACCAACGCCATCATCAACGAGGGAAGCGGCATGTTTGTTGCTTTGGAAACAGGAGTTGTTCCCTTGGGGAATATGGAGGCCGTGCAGTTCCATCCGACAGGTATTGTTCCGACCTGGATTCTGATTACCGAGGGCGCGCGCGGCGATGGCGGATACCTGTTGGATAAGGATCACCATCGGTTTATGCCGGATTATGAACCGAAGAAAAAAGAATTAGCCTCCAGAGATGTTGTTTCCCGCCGTATTATGCAGCATATTCGCAAAGGATACGGGGTTGAAAGTCCTTACGGGGCTCATGTCTGGTTAGACATCCGACATCTCGGAGAAAAACACATCAACACCAACTTGCGCGAAATCGCCAATATTTGTCGCAATTTTGCGGGGGTTGACCCGGTTCATGATTTGATTCCCGTTCGGCCAACCCAACACTACAGCATGGGCGGCATTCGCACGAATATTGACGGAATGGCTTACGGATTGACAGGTTTATTTTCACTGGGGGAAGCGGCCTGCTGGGATATGCACGGGTTTAACCGGTTGGGCGGGAATTCCCTTGCTGAAACGGTAGTGGCGGGCATGCTGATCGGCGACAAAATTGCCAAATATACCAAGGAAGCTTCCTTGAATGTATCGTCCGCCCTCATCGAAGAACATGTCAGGTTCCAGGAAGACCGAATTCAGTCATTGATTGAATGCCGTAACGGAAAAGAAAACGTCTATCAGCTGCGACGCGAGATGGAAACAATCTTAAGTGAAAATGTTGGCATTTTCCGTTCGGAGGAGCCCTTACAAAAAGCGGTTGCCCAACTGCACGAACTGCACCAACGCTCCTGCCAAGTGGGTCTCCGCAGCGGAGGAAAAGGAGCGGATCCGGAGTTGGCTTCCGCGCTGAGGATTACCGGAATGATTAAACTGGCTTATTGTATTGCAGCCGGAGCACTCGCCCGAAAAGAAAGCCGAGGCAGTCACTTTCGGGAGGATTACCCGAAACGAGATGACGAAAATTGGTTAAAGCGAACTCTCGCATATTGGCCCGTTGGAGCGGATCGGCCCGAGTTGGATTATGAACCGGTGAAAATAACGGAACTGCCACCGGGTGACCGGGGATATGGAGAAGCGAGCACAGGAGCGGCAAGTGCGAATCGGTGA
- a CDS encoding LytR/AlgR family response regulator transcription factor yields the protein MKIRAMIGEDERLAREELTYLIQHHDDFILCPSAENGKQLLELYHQYRPDVIFLDIHMPLLSGMETAKELVALSNKTGDRPPILVFTTAYDEYALQAFGVEAIDYLLKPYDLQRFNKALSRVRKQFSFDQQQSSNPLISDISNPLPRSSKLLIEDGEKVVVLTPEAILYAVRTDRLIEIYTDKEKIQTRMTLQELEERVKGFSFFRPHRSYLVNLEYIHEITPWFNGAYNIILKNKEKTKIPVSRSTAKTLFRILQE from the coding sequence ATGAAGATTCGAGCCATGATCGGAGAGGACGAGCGGTTGGCACGGGAGGAATTAACCTACCTGATTCAACACCATGACGATTTTATACTTTGTCCCAGCGCGGAAAATGGGAAACAACTGTTAGAATTATACCATCAATATCGACCAGATGTGATTTTTTTGGATATTCACATGCCTTTATTGTCGGGCATGGAAACAGCAAAAGAATTGGTTGCACTTAGCAATAAAACGGGTGACAGGCCGCCAATACTCGTTTTTACCACTGCGTATGATGAGTATGCACTCCAAGCGTTTGGAGTAGAAGCAATTGATTACCTTTTAAAGCCTTACGATTTACAACGTTTTAATAAGGCCCTTTCACGTGTACGTAAACAATTTTCATTTGACCAGCAGCAATCTTCGAACCCACTGATTTCAGATATTTCGAATCCACTTCCTCGCAGTTCCAAGCTTTTGATTGAAGACGGTGAAAAAGTGGTCGTCCTAACTCCGGAAGCGATTCTATACGCTGTTCGGACGGACAGACTTATTGAAATCTATACAGATAAGGAAAAAATTCAAACTCGAATGACATTACAGGAATTAGAAGAAAGGGTGAAAGGGTTTTCGTTTTTTCGCCCGCATCGTAGTTATTTAGTCAATTTGGAATATATTCATGAGATAACACCTTGGTTTAACGGAGCTTACAACATAATTTTAAAGAATAAAGAAAAAACAAAAATCCCGGTCAGTAGAAGCACAGCTAAGACACTGTTTAGAATCCTGCAAGAATAG
- a CDS encoding carboxymuconolactone decarboxylase family protein encodes MNEVFKANDIPLPIESQTQVEENTRFNKGFAVQVKIFGDVIERMRKAAPANQEHIQDYLASFCFGDFYTRSGLDLKTRELLTFCIVSSLGGAERQVKAHVQGNKNVGNDKETLITAITHCLPYMGFPRTLNALACINEIFPEK; translated from the coding sequence GTGAATGAGGTTTTCAAAGCAAACGATATCCCGCTTCCGATTGAAAGCCAAACACAGGTTGAAGAAAATACGCGGTTTAACAAAGGATTTGCCGTGCAGGTGAAGATTTTTGGTGATGTCATTGAAAGAATGAGGAAGGCAGCTCCCGCTAATCAAGAGCATATTCAGGATTATCTTGCCTCTTTTTGTTTTGGAGACTTCTACACCCGCTCCGGTCTCGATTTAAAGACACGGGAGTTGCTGACTTTCTGTATCGTGAGTAGCCTGGGGGGTGCTGAGAGGCAAGTGAAGGCACATGTGCAAGGTAACAAGAATGTGGGCAATGACAAGGAAACATTGATCACCGCCATCACCCACTGCCTCCCCTATATGGGCTTTCCGAGAACACTGAATGCATTAGCTTGCATTAATGAAATTTTTCCTGAAAAGTAA
- a CDS encoding TetR/AcrR family transcriptional regulator has translation MSKVDRRIAKSQEAIKNAVTELMSEKNFDDITIQDIADRANVNRGTIYLHYTDKYDLLDKMIEEHINNLRELCRSASEMTFQEGNYVWFEYFERHYLFFSTMLASKGAPSFRSRFLDLVIEEYKAEVDITKGKNGGFHEDVILQFFGSAIVGVVEWWFKNGMPLPARVIAEQTGALLDRNLE, from the coding sequence ATGTCTAAAGTAGATCGAAGAATAGCCAAAAGCCAAGAAGCGATAAAAAATGCCGTAACTGAACTGATGTCTGAAAAAAATTTTGACGACATTACGATTCAGGATATTGCAGACAGAGCAAATGTTAATCGAGGAACCATCTATCTTCATTACACGGATAAATATGATCTGCTGGATAAGATGATTGAAGAACATATAAACAATCTCCGGGAACTTTGCCGATCCGCTTCTGAAATGACGTTTCAAGAAGGAAATTACGTATGGTTCGAATACTTTGAACGTCATTATTTATTTTTTTCAACCATGTTGGCAAGTAAAGGGGCTCCTTCTTTTCGCAGTCGGTTTCTTGATTTAGTCATCGAAGAGTATAAAGCTGAAGTGGATATAACAAAAGGAAAAAATGGCGGTTTTCATGAAGATGTGATTCTTCAATTTTTTGGCTCGGCGATCGTAGGTGTAGTGGAATGGTGGTTCAAAAATGGAATGCCTTTGCCGGCTCGTGTCATAGCAGAACAAACGGGGGCGTTATTAGATAGGAATTTAGAGTAA
- the merR gene encoding Hg(II)-responsive transcriptional regulator yields MMYRISQLAKACNVNKETIRYYERLGLIPEPTRSDSGYRMYPEDMVQRIGFIKRMQDLGFTLQEIDKLLGVVDRDEVKCKDMYDFTDLKLREIQSKIQDLRKIERMLISLKEKCPENKEMFECPIIETLMEK; encoded by the coding sequence ATGATGTATCGAATCAGTCAATTGGCGAAAGCGTGCAATGTCAATAAAGAAACCATTCGTTATTACGAAAGGTTGGGGTTGATTCCCGAACCGACTCGTTCGGATTCTGGATACCGTATGTATCCAGAGGATATGGTGCAACGGATCGGTTTTATTAAACGCATGCAAGACTTGGGGTTTACACTTCAAGAAATTGATAAGTTATTGGGTGTTGTAGATCGGGATGAAGTCAAATGCAAGGACATGTACGATTTTACTGATTTAAAACTTCGGGAGATTCAAAGTAAAATTCAAGATCTCCGAAAAATTGAACGAATGCTCATTAGCTTAAAGGAAAAGTGTCCTGAAAACAAAGAGATGTTTGAATGTCCTATCATCGAAACGTTAATGGAAAAATAG
- a CDS encoding mercury resistance protein, translating into MSYHRNVNGKIEVMMMRETMKGVGWFFVALVTCPCHLVLLIPLLAGTAIGSSIAQFQTATFVILAMLFALSLYMGWRKMFREQTDHCCDVKGKDS; encoded by the coding sequence ATGTCCTATCATCGAAACGTTAATGGAAAAATAGAGGTGATGATGATGAGAGAGACAATGAAAGGTGTCGGCTGGTTTTTTGTAGCTTTGGTAACCTGTCCTTGCCATTTGGTTTTACTGATTCCATTGTTGGCAGGAACAGCAATTGGTTCATCGATCGCACAGTTTCAAACGGCTACTTTTGTCATTCTGGCTATGTTATTCGCCTTATCTCTGTATATGGGATGGAGAAAAATGTTTCGGGAACAAACCGACCATTGTTGTGATGTAAAGGGGAAAGATTCATAA